In a genomic window of Mustela nigripes isolate SB6536 chromosome 8, MUSNIG.SB6536, whole genome shotgun sequence:
- the RNF34 gene encoding E3 ubiquitin-protein ligase RNF34 — protein MKAGATSMWASCCGLLNEVMGTGAVRGQQSGFAGGTGPFRFAPNSDFSAYPPAPTEGPNIVCKACGLSFSVFRKKHVCCDCKKDFCSVCSVLQENLRRCSTCHLLQETAFQRPQLMRLKVKDLRQYLILRNIPIDTCREKEDLVDLVLCHHGLGSEDDLDTSSLNSSRSQTSSFFTHSFFSNYTAPSATMSSFQGDLMGGDRTLGSGALAQVQSEIASANTEEEDEEDEDEDDEEDEDEENLEEQTPGLSKKRVRASLSDLSSLEDVEGMSVRQLKEILARNFVNYSGCCEKWELVEKVNRLYKENEENQKSYGERLQLQDEEDDRLCRICMDAVIDCVLLECGHMVTCTKCGKRMSECPICRQYVVRAVHVFKS, from the exons ATGAAG GCGGGTGCCACATCTATGTGGGCTTCATGCTGTGGACTGCTGAATGAAGTCATGGGAACAGGAGCTGTCAGAGGCCAGCAGTCAGGATTTGCAGGAGGCACTGGTCCATTCAGATTTGCACCAAACTCTGATTTTTCCGCTTACCCACCAGCACCTACGGAAGGGCCCAATATAGTTTGCAAAGCCTGTGGACTTTCATTTTCAGTCTTTAGAAAGAAG caTGTGTGTTGTGACTGCAAGAAGGATTTTTGCTCCGTTTGTTCAGTCTTACAAGAAAATCTCCGTAGATGCTCCACGTGTCACTTACTACAAGAGACGGCCTTTCAGCGCCCTCAGTTAATGCGACTAAAAGTCAAGGATCTCCGGCAGTATCTCATTCTTCGAAACATCCCAATCGATACCTGTCGAGAGAAAGAAGACTTGGTAGATTTGGTTCTCTGCCACCACGGCCTGGGCTCTGAGGATGACCTGGACACGAGCAGCCTGAATTCCTCACGGTCCCAGACTTCTAGCTTTTttacacattcatttttttcaaactataCAGCCCCTTCTGCTACCATGTCTTCATTTCAGGGAGACCTTATGGGTGGAGACCGGACCTTAGGATCTGGGGCACTGGCACAG GTACAAAGTGAAATCGCTTCAGCAAACACCGaagaggaggatgaagaggaTGAGGATGAAGATGATGAGGAGGATGAGGACGAAGAAAACTTGGAGGAGCAG ACGCCTGGGCTCTCTAAGAAGCGAGTAAgagcttcgctctctgacctgtCAAGCCTTGAAGATGTAGAAGGAATGAGCGTGCGCCAGCTGAAGGAAATCCTGGCTCGGAATTTTGTCAACTACTCTGGCTGTTGTGAAAAATGGGAGCTGGTGGAGAAAGTCAACCGGTTatacaaagagaatgaagaaaaccaaaagtcat ATGGCGAGCGGCTGCAGCTGCAGGATGAGGAAGATGACCGCCTCTGCCGCATCTGCATGGACGCTGTCATCGACTGCGTCCTGCTCGAGTGCGGGCATATGGTCACCTGCACCAAGTGCGGCAAGCGCATGAGCGAGTGTCCCATCTGCCGGCAGTACGTGGTGCGCGCCGTGCACGTGTTCAAGTCCTGA